The nucleotide sequence caaaaggaggagaaataatgatttttaggCATTTAAACACCAAGCAAATGTGATGTTCTGGCCTACCTCTGCATCTGCAGGCTCTGGAGGTCCAGGGCAGTGTTTACTGACTCTAGCGGCCTTTGATTCAGCTCTCACAGTGCACTAGATTGACCAAAGGGAAAGACTGACTAATAAAATGTTATCAGATCTTTCTGGTCCAAACACAAAAAATGGACATATACCAGGAAAGTTTGGCATGAATCACtgaataaaatagtatttcttcTATAAGCAGACATGAATATTAATTGCAGCACTGTTCGTGATGGTGAGAAGCTGGCATCCAAGTTTATAGCAACTGtaggatggataaataaattgttggatagtcatacaatgaaataccattccATACGTAAACATGAATGAATTTGAGGTTTGTGTATCATGGGACTAAATATACAATGGCCAGAACATATATAAAAACAGAACTCTGATCCATAACCTTCAGCCGTCCCTTAAACAGACCAGGAAGCCAGCCTGCTCTAAGATTTATAGAAAGTCAGATCTCTATCTTTCATGACAATCCAAAAGGCTAAACAATAACGTTTATAACAACTGACCCCAAATGGCCAGTAGTTGATTAAAAACTTCCCTAatttttgcctggctggcatggttcagtggttgagcactgagctaggaaccaggagggtcacaggagttcaattcccggttgggacacatgcctggattgcaggcttgatccccccatATGGGGCGTGCGGtaggcagccgctcaatgattctctctcatcattgatgtttctgtcactccctttcccgtcctctctgaaatcaataaaaatattttttaaaagcttccctAATTTTTGTCCCATTTCCAACTTGGGACCAACCAGAGAAAGCCAAAAATGCATCCCTGACTAAATACAGACGGTGCGCCCTTCTAGTCAGCCCACCGATAGCTGCCTTGTGCCAACACCTCCAACCAGGGCATACCTGaaggcttccctcctccccctcctcctccattataaaactataatataGTACTTGAGAACACCAATAATAATATCTGAAGCTAATCTAGCAAAATACCAAGTTTTGACAGGCTGAATTGTAGGCTTGTGGCTGTTACACTTTTTTCTATGTACTTAAATCTTTAATGAtactaaaaagaaatgcaaacGGTAACTCTTCCAATTATGAAGTAAAAATGCTTCTTATGCAGCAAATGATGCTTCTATCTGACACAAATACATCCTTAGTTAAGATTGGTAGTCAGCGACTTTTTAAAGAGTGAGACAGAATGCGAGTATTTTCTGCAACTTCCTTTCCTCCCACAATGATGGCAACATAttgacagttttctttttcttagcttTAATATATCCTTTTAgtgaatgtatatgtgtgtacgcACTATCCTTCATATGACCTCTTGTGACCTCATCACCCTGTCCCTTAATTATATATGTCCTTCATGCATCtttttcatacaccaataatgaactcacagaaagagaaatttaaaaaagcaatcccatttaccattgcaacaaaaaaaaaattaagatacctaggaataaatttaaccaaggagacaaaggacctgtactcagaaaatttcaggattctaaaaatagagatagaggaagacatgaacaaatggaagaatataccatgttcatgggttggtagaatcaacatcattaaaatgtctttacAACCCAAaccaatctataaattcaacacaatccccattaaaacacaaggcatacttcaaagacctagaaaaaattctacaaaaattcatctggaataaaaaaagatccagaatagctgcagcaatcttgagaaagaagaacaatgttggaaggatcacaataccagatatcaagctatactacaaaaccactgttctcaaaactgcctggtactggcacaagaacagacatatagatcagtggaacagaacagagaacccagaaatagacacaagccagtatgctcaattaatatttcacaaaggaggcaagagcatacaggggagacaagagagtctcttcaataaatggtgttgggaaaactggacagatatatacaaaaaaatgaaactagaccatcaacttacaccatacacaaaaataaactcaaaatggataaaggacttaaacataagatgggaaaccataaaaatcttagaagaagccatagcaGACATtagttgtagcaatatctttactgatactgctcctagggcaatggaaactaaagagaaaataaacaaatgggactacatcaaaataaaaggcttctgcagagcaaaagaaaccatcaaaaaacaacaagaaagcccactgcatgcgagaacatatttgccaatgttatctctgataagggtttaattttcaacatttacaaggaactcatacaacttaacaaaaggaagataaacaatccaatcaaaaaatgggcaaaggacctaaatagacactttttgaaagaggacattcagaaagccaagagacatatgaaaagatgcacaaagtcactaatcatccaagagatgcaaatcaaaatgacaatgaggtactctctcacacctgtcagaatggctatcatcaacaaatcaataaatgacaagtgctggtgaggatgcggagaaaaaggaaccctcattcactgctggtgggaatgcagactggtgcagccactgtggagaacagtatggcgtttcctcaaaaaactgaaaatggaactcccatttgacccagtaatcccacttctaggaatatatcccaagaaaacagaaataccaatcagaaaggatatatgcacccctatgttcatagcagcacaatttacaatagctaagatttggaaacagcctatttgcccatcagcagataaatggattagaaaactgtggtacatctacacaatggaatactacgctgctataaaaaagaaggtattcttatcatttgcaacagcatggatggatgtggagagcattatgctaagtgaaataagccagtcagagaaataaaaataccacatgatctcactcatttatggataataaagaacattacaaactgttgaacaaaaatagacagaggcaaagaagcatcgaacagactgtcaaactgtAGTGGGAAGGtatgggagggttggggggggggtggtaagagaacaaccaaaggacttgtatgcatgtatataagcacaaACAACAGACGCAGGACACTGTGGGTGGGGGGACAAGGGCAAGTGccgggggggtaggggaggccggggggaggtcagtgaggaaataaaaaaaaaaaaaaggagacatatgtactactatttgtaacaccttaaacaataaaataaaataaaatgtcatatttCCTTTTTCCAAATATAACAATATATGTTCACtggaaacattttagaaaatacaggatatgcataaataaagaaaaagtaccCATAGTTGGGTTTGAAACATGGCGGACGACGTGGACCAGCAACAAACTACCAACACTGTAGAAGAGCCCCTGGATCTTATCAGGCTCAGCCTGGATGAGCGAATTTATGTGAAAATGAGAAATGACAGAGAGCTTCAAGGTAGATTACATGCTTATGATCAAAATTTAAACATGATATTGGGAGATATGGAAGAAACTGTGACTATGATAGAAATTGATGAAGAAACATATGAAGAGATATATAAATCAACAAAACGGGATATTCCAATGCTTTTGTCCGGAGACATGGTGTTGTGCTAGTTGCCCCTCCATTGAGACTGgttgaaagaaagaatatatCCTGTGTGGAAATTAGGAGACTTTATATGATTGCGTCTTTAAAGGCAGAAGATATTCAAAAGAGAAACCTGTGTTTATTTTGATATTAAGAAATGACCAAGGATTCTTCTGCTCCTGAAATGAGTTTATTTGCACATAACTCACAAATTATTAAGCTAAAtggcacttttatttttctccaacccTTCCAATAAATGTGATCACCAAAACGCAGCCCTCTTTTTTAGGAGTTGATTTGCTCCATTGCTTTTTCCAGAcaacttcttattttttaaatttaaattaaatttgatgttttctttataaaataaaagcacctATAGTCATACTATTCTgacatattttttcaatatatatttttcaatgtactttttctaataattttgtctatacatttaaaaaataataggtcTTAAGATTCtattcatattaatattttattgagataccAACCTCAAGTAATATCTATACCAATATGCTCCTTATGGTATATAAAATTGTCACCTAGccttagctagtttggctcagtggatagaacgtcggcctgcagactgaagggtcccgggttcgattctggtcaagggcacatgcctgggttgcagactcaatccccaggagagggcatgcaggaggcagccaatcaatgatcctctctcatcattgatgtttctatctctctctccctcttccttcctctctgaaatcaatgaaaatattaaaataaataaataaaataaatttgtcacCTGAAAGAAGAAACTGGCACAGGAGAATATCatgaataaatgtatgaaataaatgtgtgaataaaGCAATAATGAGTTAGGCACAGAAATATCATCTACATTTTCatagatgaaaattttaaatatatatatttaaatacctacatatatacatatatacatatatactatatacatatatacacatatatacatatatatacatatatatgtatagagagcacctgggaaggcacaggggcatttctttaattattgtcagctgaatccagtggtgttggcagagccacgtcctggaaaaatgctttgccagaggcaggagtgttatcagcttgaccttcagcccaggtgccagggggtgggttttgttatttaaatccagccaagtgCCAGGAATGAATATGATCTGGGCCCACCCAAGAACGTGCacaatctcctttgtcttgacttttagtaaaacttcctggtttttgctgtataaaataaacactctGTATTGggtctgggtccctgtctctccatcagaggacagtggtcccacctggccccagctttttccttccatctttgtgtctgtctcttccttttattttctcaatccccagcaacCACTACTCAGGAACCAGATCGCTCTCTAGATGCGCTGGACtcggagaagagagaaatatttacatatacgtgtgtgtatatatatatattcaatagcTCCTCAAAGTTCATATATTGAGCATTGACTAAAGACCTCAAGGAATCAAGTTTTAAACTACACTGTTCCCAGTGTCCCCTGGGGAAGAATCTTGAGACAGCAGAATCATCCTCAGGTTTAGTATCAGAGATTGCTACATTAAGAAGACATGATTTGGATTCCAGCTCAGAGGAAACCAGATTAGCATCTTCAATGGTCTCTCTTAAGATTCTGGACACTAGTCCAATGTCATTTCTCTAGTTAATAATTAATTCTTTTCTGAACATAACCTGgcctataattttaaaagaaattattagaggttttttttttacctgactcAGTGAAAGTCATTTTGATTCAATGTTACTTTCATAATATTATCTGATATGTCTGAGGGATAATTATGTTTTATAGTTATAGAAGTTAACAAGGCTACAACATAAAATGGTTTAAATTAAGGTGatataaaatacagagaaaagccACTGACCAGTAAAAATAGTCTGTGATGGAAATGTCTTGCAGTACAAATCAGTTATATCAAAGGAAGAAAATGCACATTAATCCCTTCATAATGGAATTTCTAGACAGTTTATTCAATCACCCTGTGGCATCATATGATATGAAATACTAGTATGACCTAAAATGTTGAATTCACAATAAACTaagtttaaaatcttaaaataatgcAAGCATTTAATTTGTTTAGTCAAAATGATAATTAATGTTGGTCGATCATTCATTTTGTATAAAATGGTGATCAATTCTCACGCGCTACAACACGTGTGGCTTAGGGGGTGAGGAAGGACAAAGGTTTGGGTGCAGCTCTGACCCCTCTTCCCAGTGAGCACACCTGCCCCTGCCTGTCTAGTGACACCTCCAACTTAGGGTATTGAAGCTGAACTTGTTATCTTTTTCAAAAACCCTCTCTGCCTTCCCATCTTCATCAATGGTATCACCATCCTTAGTTTCCcagacaacaacaaaataagaccttCTCAGTTCCTCCTCTGAATGCTGTTTTCCCAACTCTCCACCTCCCATTCTGTCATTCTACCCATGAACCTAAGAATCAGCAAGCTTACTGATTCTACCTCATAAATGTTCCTCAAATCCAGATACTCCTCATCTCACCTTCACGCTCATGGCCTCTTCCACAGCCTTTGGTCAGTTCCTCGTTGTCTGTGAACTCATCAACTGCAACAGCCTCTAAATGACTCACTGTCTGAGGACCTCCTCAGTTCACACCTCACTCTGCCCATAGAGCTGTTTTGTACAAAAAGAGATCTCATTGTGGGAAATCTTTGTAAAAACTTCTGTTAGCTCCCTGTTGCTACTTGGCATAATATATCAAGACCTTCATCATTTGACTGCAGTCTATCTGATCAGTTTCATGTTCTGCATGAAGTCTGCTCTTTACATTTGTAGGGCCTGGCCAAGAGTAGAAATGGAGGCCCATATACCATATACATGAAGATAAAAACTTACAAATCAAGCTTACAAAATGTTAAATAGGTTCAAACCTTCTATGTCAACTGCTTAAAGGACATGGAGACTGGAGTAAATATAACTGCTTAAAGGACATGGAGACCTGGGATAAATTTAGAATTCTTAAACTCCTCCAAGGCTCACATGGGAACCAGCAGCACAGGAAGGCTCTGGGCCACCAGCCTGTACCCTACTCTCTTTTCTTCCACTCCTAATTTCCCTCCATGAAGAGTCTTGTGAGCAGGCTGCGGACACCCCTAGCTGAGGTCAGAGCTCAACCACATACCTCTGGCCAAGTGACACCATCTAAAGAGCAGGACCCATCACAAGGGCCCCTGTTGCTCAAGTATAAGGACAATACCAGTACATGGGTTTGAACTTCATGGGTCTACTTATATACAGTCTTTTCCCCCCACAAATACTGTAAATgcattttctcttattattttcttaataatatttgcttttctctggctTACTTTgttaagaatacagtatataatacatataacatacaaaatatgttaaTCAACAGTTTATGTTCTTTGTAAGGTTTCTGGTTAACAGTAGGACATAGGTAGTTAAGATTTTGGAGAGtcgcccagccgatgtggctcattATTTGAGCttttacctatgaaccaagagatcatggttccattcctggtcagggcacatgcccaggtagcaagctcaatccccagaaggggttgtgcaggaggcagccaatcaatgattctctctcatcattgatgcttctttccctctcccttcttctctgaaatcaataaaaatatatatatattaaaaaatattttgggtagtcaaaagttatacattgATTTTTGACTGTGTGGAGGCACCTGATCCCCacattgttcaaaggtcaactgtactATTGCCCAGCACATCACACACATCAGCAACACAGAATGTCTCCTGGCTTCTGGAATATATGAGGTCTTTTCACCTCTTCTTGTCTGAATAAGCTTTATGTAAAGTTTTTTCTCAGGGAAGTCAGACATATTTTTTGTAGTTCCTTTTATATTTCTAACACTTTCCCTAGTTGACTCTGAGACCTTGACTATTCCCTCCTCTTGTTTGAATGTCCCAAATATATAGCAATGCCAGGTATGTAGTACCCTTGATAACAGTgtgataaatgaatgaacaaattaattaatgaatCAATAACTTCTATCCCTATCTCTAGCCCATCATTGTTTTTCTCCTACTCAACTTCCATTCTCATTTTTGGATTTCTAAATCCATCAGGAGttccagaaggaaaaataaaataaaactctactCCATTGATGGGGTAAAACAGGCTCTTTACACAAGGACATGGAGGCAAGGGAAACAAGAAACAGTAAATGAGGGATCTACATCCTGAAGAATTATATTGTCACTAGTAGctctgtgcacaaatctgtgtgccagtagctctctgtggggcctggctgctctgcgcccgctgcccagaggcccatatGCGGCCGGGAGTGGAACGCTTGCCTTATTGCcgtggcgatgaagcaagcattccaccaggccactcacgctgcccactctcagaggcctcccccccacccccccaggaccgggggactctggcaggctgagaggactgggcgccgccatcttgtggctatgggcgctgccatctttgtgagtgatggttaatttgcatgttacccttttattagataggataacatattATTCTTAATTATCTTATAGGATTAATTCTAGAATGGGGTAGACTAAAATGATTACTTTCATTctccttattattttttctacaatATCCCTAATAGTTTGTAAAGTGTTTGTTCTAAATTAACAGCATGACATGGCATAATACGATGGTGTGTAGCTTTCCACATTTAGAAAATGGAAGTGATAACAGAACCTTCCTACTTACCTCAGAAGGTCAGTGTAAGGATTAAGAGGGTCTATACCATCTTAGAACATTGCCCAATACACATAAATGTtacctaattttattttcctaaaatttctaattatttcttaatttctttttttctctttccctctctttttctctctctccccttctcttactccttcccatcttccttccttctttcctcccatccttcctcctttccttccttccttcctttcttcttttcttcctaagAGAGTAGATCATAAAACTCATcacaaaatattttgtaatgtaTGAGGTGATGtatgttaactaaatttattgtaatgatcatttcacaatatatatacactagaggtccagtgcacaaaattagtgcacgggggcggggggcctcagcccagcctgcaccctttccaatccaggacccctcaggggatgtccaactgccggtttaggcccgatcccacatgggatcgggcctaaactggcagttggacatctctctctcaatccaggaccgctgactcctaaccgctcacctgtctgcctgcctgatagcccctaaccactctgcctgcctgcctgatcgcctctaactgctcccctgccttcctgattgaccctaactgcctctgtctgcctgcctgatcacccctaactgcctctgcctcagcccccaccactgtggctttgtccagaaggacatctggtctatctggtctaattagcatattacccttttattagtatagattataaagtCATTATGTTGTACTCCAGAAACTaaaacaacattgtagattagatcaattatatctcagcataaaagaaaaagaacaactatGAACATATAGATATACTATAAACATCATGATAGCATGTAgtcattaaaaacataataaaggaTTCTGGTGTATGCAAAGAATTTTATGATTCACATTATACTGACCAAGGACAGTGGCTATTTCTATAATCAACCTCCAAATGCAATGTCACAAATACTTTACAATCTACTTTGCCAGCTTTGAAATTATACAattgagattattttaaaaattggaataatttttttcaaaacttaCACATAAAATGAGATTCTGCTAATATTTACTAACATTTAAATCACACTTTAAAAATTCCCATAGcttaaaattcataaaatttgacaggattatgtatttttagaTGCTTTCTTAAATTTTCAACATTTCAGCTATACTGCCAAACTTTACAATGTAGaagtaaaaaagataaattgcCAAGACATGAAGCGGatgtaaagaagaagaagaagaagaagaagcagcaatTATGACAGACCGAGCTAGCCATGGACCACAGCTGTGTCCTCTTCCCATGGGGCACACAGCTGGACtccagtctcagtttcctcacatgtgACTGAATTCTGGCCAAGGAAATGTAAACCAGAGTGATGTGTGCCACTTCTAAGTCTGGCCCTTAAGCACATGCAATCCTTCATGCCCCTTCCCCTTTCATGGTAATGTGGAAGCCTTGTATTAAATATAGCAAAGCCACAGGATAAAAGAAAGCTGGTTCTCTTAATCACTGCTTGGAAAGGTGCCACCCACTAATCAGGAACACACATTATATGCCtgataaataaatttctattttgtcCAGTCCTTGAGATTTCAAGTTTATCTGTTGTACAGTGGCCAGGTTTACCACTATAAACATCATAAATTATCATCAAGAAGCCCCACTACCCTTGATGCAGAAATTAATAACTTGGATTGGAATAATATGTTTTAGGGGAATTAGCAgcaaaaatgtttacttttccaTTGCTTACTCATGCTAATATTAAAAGTTTGCCTGCATTTCCTAAATCAAAAGTATGCTATGTAAGGAGGAGAAACAATTAGGTTCTAATATTCAGTGCAGAAACTCTACAAATTAAGTAATTTATATTAGGAAAAAGTTTTTATTCAACCTACACAACAGAGGAAACAAAGctatgtctttaaaaaatcatCCCTGAAGGAAATCTAACAATGGCATAAAAATATCATAGCCACACCTGGTGGCATCATTACATTAATATTTCTACTCCTACAATGTACACTTTTTTAGAACTTCCAAGCACTTGAGGACTTCTATCAAGGTGAtgaaaggagagaagggttgATTGCACAGAAGGAGAGCTGGgttggtaatatgctaatttatgTTGTCACATTAAGGAGCATCTCAAACTTGACCAAAAGTAACTTGAATATGCAATATTAATATTGCCAATCATAAAAAAGTGACTTGTATTTTTTAACCAATAAATATCTAATTCCATTAGGCTTCCCACTTTGTTGATTTCCATGACATTGGAAAAACAGATGGGCTCCTTGGAGCCTAGAGATATACAACAGGCAATCTGTACACAGAAGCTACTCTTGTATCCCATTTACTTTGGTGAAATTGGCAAGACTTGTGCACCATGGATATATGAGATGATCCAGATTAGCTCagtgatgaagaagaggaaaACTTCTATCACCCCTCAAAGAGACAACTGGAAACTAACTTTTTAGATTGAtgctatctatatgtataaaagcctaagtgactggacaaccggccagtagctatgatgtgcactgaccaccagggggcagatgctcaatgcaggagctggcctctggtggtcagtgtgctcccacagccaaccttccgcaGTCCCtcttcccagctggccagccccgatcAGCCTCAATCatcagccaggccaagggaccccacctgtgcacaaatttgtgcaccgggcctctattattaCAATAACCTCTATTATTACAATAACCTTCTTCACAGGATCTTCTCCATCCTTGGGAGCCAATGTAGCAATGTTTTGATATTGCTTTTGAAGTAGTACATCATCAACTTCTGTCTTTTCCCTTCCATCACCACAACTAACCTATCCCTACCAGTGAGTAATTGGTGAAAATTGAGCTTGGGTCAAAAGGTCTTTTAAGTAATCATAAACAATGTGTAACTTAACTGAAACCTAAACAATGGGGATAGCAAGAATCAAGACTCATCCAATCTACAACCACTTGAGAAGTATGATTTGCAAATTTTAGTACAGCCTCTGGCATAGAAGACATGAAAACCACCAAGCAGGGATGGGTGTGGAGCACAGTGTGAAAAATGGTAACATATCCATTATATATCATCAACAATAGTAGAAACCATACATCAAGTTTCCCAGGCATAATGTTCAAATAGTTCTCCCCAGTCTCCAAAGAGCATATAATTGCCTCAGAATCGAAATTATTTTCATACATACCACTGTacatgaaaaaggagaaggaaggaagggaagcattG is from Eptesicus fuscus isolate TK198812 chromosome 2, DD_ASM_mEF_20220401, whole genome shotgun sequence and encodes:
- the LOC103292650 gene encoding U6 snRNA-associated Sm-like protein LSm3, whose protein sequence is MADDVDQQQTTNTVEEPLDLIRLSLDERIYVKMRNDRELQGRLHAYDQNLNMILGDMEETVTMIEIDEETYEEIYKSTKRDIPMLLSGDMVLC